The following are encoded together in the Nitrospirota bacterium genome:
- a CDS encoding cation:proton antiporter: MQDQEITILRELIIILAVSLPITYLFHRAKLPALVGFLITGVLIGPYGSAIITETRMVERLADIGVVLLLFTVGLEFSIEDIMRSGRQLLIGGGTQVLLTIGAVAAIAMGFGYPPAQALFFGFLASLSSTAIVLKMYSDRAELDSAHGRLATGILLFQDIAVVPMMLLLPVLGEAGAGGSVTTLSVLVSLGKAVLGLVGVYVAARQVVPFLLHQVIRLRNREMFFLLIVLLCLGTAWITYRLHLSLALGAFLAGLIISESEYSHHIVSEIMPFRDYFASIFFISIGMLLHTSFFGSHWPVLLLMTLGLVLLKTILVFATAKALRYPIRSALLAGLGLAQIGEFAFLLAQQGHLHGLIGTESFQVFINASILSMLATPFVIQAGPWLTSRLAEAPGERREKAEYCSLKGHTVIAGYGLNGQNLARTLKATHLPYVVLEVNADTIRKARAEGEPIIYGDITRRDVLQRAGVDCAKIIVFAISDNRATQIAVRTARELNPAIFILIRTRYAADVEELYKLGADQVIPEEFETSIEIFSRVLHEYHVPGNIIANQIQLVRFGGYKMLRGQSLDQENLGRIAALFAGATVDNIQLDPAAPSVGRSLKDLDLRKNTGATVIAIARSGEAITNPGPDFTLQADDIVVLMGAHKDLDGAAKLLTRGKA, translated from the coding sequence TGCCCGCACTCGTGGGATTCCTGATCACGGGCGTCCTGATCGGACCCTATGGCTCGGCCATCATCACCGAGACCCGCATGGTCGAGCGTCTCGCTGACATCGGCGTGGTGCTCCTGCTCTTCACCGTGGGGCTGGAGTTCTCGATCGAGGACATCATGCGGTCGGGCCGGCAGCTCCTGATTGGCGGCGGCACCCAGGTTCTCCTGACCATCGGCGCTGTCGCGGCCATTGCCATGGGCTTCGGCTATCCCCCCGCCCAGGCCCTGTTCTTCGGGTTCCTCGCCTCGCTCAGCAGCACAGCCATCGTGCTCAAGATGTACTCCGACCGCGCAGAGCTCGACTCGGCCCACGGCAGGCTCGCCACGGGCATCCTGCTGTTCCAGGACATCGCGGTAGTACCCATGATGCTCCTCCTTCCGGTCCTGGGCGAGGCAGGAGCCGGCGGCTCGGTCACAACCCTGTCCGTGCTCGTCTCCCTGGGCAAGGCAGTGCTCGGCCTCGTCGGCGTCTACGTCGCCGCCCGCCAGGTGGTCCCCTTCCTGCTCCACCAGGTGATCAGGCTCAGGAACCGCGAGATGTTCTTCCTGCTCATCGTGCTGCTCTGCCTCGGCACGGCATGGATCACGTACCGGCTCCATTTATCACTGGCCTTGGGCGCATTCCTCGCCGGGCTCATCATCTCCGAGTCCGAGTACAGCCACCACATCGTGTCTGAGATCATGCCCTTCCGCGATTACTTCGCCAGCATCTTCTTCATCTCCATCGGGATGCTGCTTCACACCAGCTTCTTCGGCAGTCACTGGCCGGTCCTGCTCCTGATGACGCTGGGCCTGGTGCTGCTCAAGACGATCCTCGTCTTCGCCACGGCAAAGGCCCTGCGCTACCCCATCCGGTCCGCCCTCCTTGCCGGGCTGGGACTTGCCCAGATCGGCGAGTTCGCGTTCCTCCTCGCCCAGCAGGGTCACCTCCACGGACTGATCGGGACGGAAAGCTTCCAGGTGTTCATCAATGCCTCGATCCTGAGCATGCTCGCCACTCCCTTCGTGATCCAGGCCGGGCCCTGGCTCACTTCGCGGCTCGCGGAAGCGCCCGGCGAGCGCAGGGAAAAGGCGGAATACTGCTCCCTCAAAGGCCATACGGTCATCGCGGGCTACGGCCTGAACGGCCAGAACCTGGCCAGAACGCTGAAGGCCACTCACCTCCCCTATGTGGTGCTCGAGGTGAACGCGGACACGATCCGGAAGGCGAGGGCAGAGGGCGAGCCCATCATCTACGGAGACATCACCCGGAGGGACGTGCTGCAGCGGGCGGGCGTGGACTGCGCCAAGATCATCGTGTTCGCGATCTCGGACAACCGGGCCACCCAGATCGCCGTCAGGACCGCCCGGGAGCTGAACCCCGCGATCTTCATCCTCATCCGTACGCGCTACGCCGCCGACGTGGAAGAGCTCTACAAGCTCGGCGCCGACCAGGTGATCCCCGAGGAGTTCGAGACCTCCATCGAGATCTTCTCGCGCGTGCTGCACGAGTACCACGTCCCGGGCAACATCATCGCGAACCAGATCCAGCTCGTGCGGTTCGGGGGGTACAAGATGCTGCGCGGCCAGTCGCTGGACCAGGAGAACCTCGGCCGCATCGCCGCCCTCTTCGCCGGCGCAACCGTGGACAACATCCAGCTCGACCCCGCGGCGCCCTCCGTCGGACGGTCGCTCAAGGACCTCGACCTCAGGAAGAACACCGGCGCAACGGTCATCGCCATCGCGCGAAGCGGGGAGGCAATCACAAACCCAGGCCCGGACTTCACGCTCCAGGCCGACGACATAGTTGTGCTCATGGGCGCGCACAAGGATCTGGACGGGGCGGCCAAGCTGCTGACGAGGGGAAAAGCGTGA